The DNA segment GTCACCATCATCGCCATCGTCGTCATCACCGTCGTCACCATCGTCATCATCTCCATCATCACCGTCGTCGACCTCGATCCCGAGCGAGTTAGCGACGTTCAACCGACCGGCGCCCTGCTCGTTGTCGTCGAGGCCGATATCCTCAGCACCGTCTTTGAGAACCTGTCGAACTTCGCTTCGGTCGTAACCGGCCGCAATGAGCGTCGCCGCTGCACCGCTAACGTGTGGGCATGCCATCGACGTGCCGGAGAATTCGGCGTAGTCGTCCCGTGGAATCGTCGACAACGTGTCGACGCCGGGAGCGGCGAGTTCGACTTCCGGCCCGGTCGAGGAGAAGTCCGCGAGGTCGTCGTTCTCGTCGGTTGCACTGACCGCGATGACTTCGTCGTGGGCAGCCGGATAGCCGACACAGTCGGTACACTCCCCGTCGTTACCCGCCGCCGCGACCTGCACTTTGCCCTGCTGGTCGGCGTACTGTACCGCGTCGTACACGACGTCGGATTCGTCGCCACCGAGACTCATACTGAGGACGTCGATCTGATCCTGATCGGCCGCCCACTCGATGCCAGCCGCAACGCCGTCCCAGGAACCGCCGCCGGAACAATCGAGCACCTTGACGGCGTGCATCGTCGCATCGGGTGCGACACCGAGAACGCCTTCACCGTTGTCCGCTGCCGCAGCCGTCCCGGCGCAGTGGCTTCCGTGATCGTTGTCGTCATCCCAGACCTCGAGACACTCCTCGATGGCGTTCCCGCCGCCGAATGGACCGCCGCCGCCACAGTCGGCGTCACACTCGGCGTCGTCGGCCGCCCAGCCCTCGCCAAGGTTTTCGGCGAGCGTTTCGTGCTCGGGGTCTATTCCCGTGTCGATAATCGCGATGTTCGCACCCTCGCCTGTTTCCCCGTCGTCGATAGCGACATCGGCGTCGACCT comes from the Natronosalvus amylolyticus genome and includes:
- a CDS encoding S8 family peptidase, which produces MVDNNMTRDNVSRRRLLQGVGAGVAATALAGQAAAQDDAEYIIGLRASSDFDVAKKRANGVRFELDFGSIGKAVSGRFSEQAIEALENNPNVRYAEKNGRMHALEQTTPYGIEKVDADVAIDDGETGEGANIAIIDTGIDPEHETLAENLGEGWAADDAECDADCGGGGPFGGGNAIEECLEVWDDDNDHGSHCAGTAAAADNGEGVLGVAPDATMHAVKVLDCSGGGSWDGVAAGIEWAADQDQIDVLSMSLGGDESDVVYDAVQYADQQGKVQVAAAGNDGECTDCVGYPAAHDEVIAVSATDENDDLADFSSTGPEVELAAPGVDTLSTIPRDDYAEFSGTSMACPHVSGAAATLIAAGYDRSEVRQVLKDGAEDIGLDDNEQGAGRLNVANSLGIEVDDGDDGDDDDGDDGDDDDGDDGDTGDNAPVIDQFDVSTRSSGPWSRADVDWAVSDEDGDLASVTTELLDGSSVLDSDSSGVSGSSASGEHEVRTRDNPDGVRLTVVDEAGNETSETQDY